The segment TGAAGGGGCCTGTCATGgacagggaaatgaaaaggcagcgttgcaggaaaataaacaactACCTCATTTGTATAATTGTGCTGCTTTCCATAAAATATGAGCTTGTTGATAAACACATTATATGCGCAAAGGGTGCCTCTAGGCCTGGGGCGGTCTGGACCAGTATAAAAGCCAGTGCCACAGCACGGTCCCTCATCCACTtctcttgccttctcctccttggtGAACAAGGTGAGCTGCAACCGCCTTGCCccactcttctctttctcttgtcctcctccttgtCTTCTGGGCTCGCTATAGCTTTTGCATAGACCCTCTCACTTTGGTTGTGTTCCTGACTCTCAGCTCCTTGCCAACACCATGGCAGGTGGGAGAAGGTCTTGGGCTTTCTATGCAGGGGTCCCCCTGGGGACCAGGGCTCTTTAATCTCCCATCCTCGCTATGAAGCCTGTCCCTTCTCCCCAGGCTGTGCCTTTTCTCTTCCCGAGCCGCCTGTCAGGCTGTGCCTCACATGCTGCCTGTActttccctgccctctctcccaggtgcacctccgacccacagccatgtcctgctACGATCTGTGCCGTCCCTGTGGCCCAACCccacttgccaacagctgcaacgagccctgtgtcaggcagtgccaggactcccgcGTGGTGATCCAGCCCtctcccgtggtggtgaccctgcccggacccatcctcagctccttcccccagaacaCCGCCGTGGGATCCACCACCTCCGCTGCTGTTGGAAACATCCTGAGTGAGgagggagtgcccatcaactccgggggctttggcctctctggccttggtggccgttactgtggcagaaggtgcctgcCCTGCTAAAGCCAGGATGGATACCCAGTGAGAACATTGACCAGGAAGCCCAAAGCCCAGTGTCGGActgaggatggagctgctggccagagTTTCCAGATGGGCTGAACACCCTCGTGCCCTCCtgcacaggagggagggaagcaaggtgCCAGCCTGTGCTGACTGGAAACATGGCCAGctgatgtcttctgcttctcctgctttctcCTCCGCATCATGAGTCCCTGTTGtctcctgctgtcctgtgccATGGGTTCATCGTgagggaggcagagaggggcCCTTCCTATTCCCATCTCCCCATGTGTGGGAGGAAGATGTGTATCCCATGGCTGTGAAGGGGTGCCTGACTATCAGGTGCCCTTGTAGCAGCCTGGACGGGGTCCCTCCCAGCATGCACTGCTTGGTTTCTCTCTTTAGACTCAATAAAATTTATGCTGCATTGTAGCTTGATGTCTCCTTGTGTTTCTTCCCTCCTGGGATGCCCAGTGAAGACATCCAGGGGGAAATGAGATGCTATACAAGGGAAAGGTGTGGCTGAAGGGTTGTGTTGCATTTGCATCATTCTTTGGGGATTGGCAGCGAGTGTCTGTCTAAAATGCTCACCAGGACTGCACTGTTCTGTGCATGTGATTTAGTGTTCCCAAAGTCACCCTCATCCTTTTGTCCTGAACAACAGATTTTGTGTTTCTTCGCACCCCCCTGAGGTGCTTTCCATGGCTCTGAGACATCTCTGGTGTGTTGACAGATGTCCAAGGAACTATAACACTTCAGACCCCAGAGCCCTTTTGGAAGTACTCATCGATGTTGGCTGAGCTGCACAGTCGCTGCTTGGGAGATCATACGGCCAGTGGCCCATGACACTGAGGTGAGGGCATTTAGCAAGTCTCTCTCTGCCCTCTGCTCACTGGAGGAAGGATAAAAAGAAACTTTCCAGGATGCAGCCATTGTGTCTTCCTGCCTTTCTGCCCTGGACGGCAAGACCACCCACATCAGGGAGGGAAGTTACATTGCTTGTGAGTGGAGTTGGGATGTAAATGGCGTGGTAAACTCCACTGGGACATGGTGGTTGTTCCTTCCACAGGGGACAAGCCGCCTATCCCTTCCTCCGACATGTGCTAGTCCTCCACAGGTGATGTTTTGCCCCATggccccctgccctgcttcacATAGAGTGAGGGGCCCCTCTTGTGCTGTCCCATACATCTTGGGAACACCTACAGTGCCTTTCCCCATAGCTAAAGCCCTGTCTTCCCTGTAAGACAGCTGCTGTCAGCAACACCCCACTGCCTGCTGTGCAGGATGGCCCTGGGGAAATGCTCTCTCCATCAACACTCCTGAGCCACAATGAGCTGACAAGAGAAGTATAGTGGGGTGAAAAGATGGTACCAGGTAGAGAAGGCAGCATCTGTGTCACGTGATCAGAGGGAGCTGGGTGTCGCAGGACGTTGGAGCCTTTGGGCAGACTCTTGCCATATGCACTGACTGTGGAAGTATCAAGGTCTGGTGGGAGACTCCTCCTGTGGATTTTCTGGGCCAGGGATGTAATTGAAAGGAGCCTTAGAAGAAAAGATGGATTTTTGCACTTATGAAATGAATGTAAGCttcttttcctgaaggaagaagtCCTTTCCCTGCATTGTGGTGATGGACAGAGCTGGTGCCCTGTGTCCCAGGTGCACAGGAGATACCCTCTCCTTGCACATCAGTGGCCTGAGTGCAGGAACAGCAGGCCCAATGGCCCTTTTGAGCCTCAGCTGGAGTgtctcccccctgcccctcccctttGACCCAGGGCTCTATTTGAACTCTGTCCTGAGCCCTTAGCCCTTCCTTCAGCTTTGTGGCAGGAGTGTATGCCTTCTGTTCTTCTTGCAGGTTTCCTTATGCCTGACCTGTTGGTTCCTATTGACCCAAGTCCTAAGTTGCCCACCGAATTCCCAGCCTCTCCTTGACTCTGTTGCATTATTATGGCCCTGGTGAGCAATCAGTGGGCTCTGTTCACCAGGATTCCAATCCCTGGATCTGCTCCTGACCTGTGGGCTGACTGCCCTGCTGGATGTCTGTCCTGCTTCATCACCATGAACTTGACAGTTGAACTGGACTCTGGGCTGCCCCTGTCTCCTGTCTCTGCATGTTTTTGCTTGGGTAGCATCACCGGGGCCATTGCTGGTGAGGCTGCTGCCCTCCTGGCCTTGTAATCATGCTCATCTCCTGGCTCCATCCAGCAGGGAGAAGCTGGCTCACAATGAGCCCTGACAGCATTTCTCTTTGGATGGACTTTTATTGTCATCACCAGGTTAATATAATGCGGCTTCTAGGCTTTCTTCATCAAATTAAATGAGGACTTTGTGCTGGGCCTCTGTGATTAGAGATTTGGCTGTCTCCAATGCAGTCCCATCCTAATTGTGGAAGGAGTTCTGTCCACCCTTGGCAAGGAGAACCCAGCTGGGGTGTCAGAGG is part of the Strix aluco isolate bStrAlu1 chromosome 30, bStrAlu1.hap1, whole genome shotgun sequence genome and harbors:
- the LOC141916698 gene encoding feather beta keratin-like, yielding MSCYDLCRPCGPTPLANSCNEPCVRQCQDSRVVIQPSPVVVTLPGPILSSFPQNTAVGSTTSAAVGNILSEEGVPINSGGFGLSGLGGRYCGRRCLPC